TTCAAGAAAGGATGCTTATAGAATATACTTGGAATCCTTCCTGAAAATTGGTTATGATCCAAGTACCTAAACCATTGAGTAAAGAGAGTTAAAAGAGAAAAGTTGTATCAACATAAGAATAAGAACAGAATTTGCCCAAAGAGCCAAAAAAAAACATCTAGCACTTAATTCTGGAAAATGCAGTCTATCATAGGTAGACACCTTAACAGGAATTTTCTTCcaagaaaaaacaagaaagaattGGATCTAGCTTCTGAACCACATTCTATaacaaagataataaaaaaaaaaaaaaaaaagagtaaagaaGTCCAAGCTTGAATAAAGAAGCTCACAAGTATGTTAATTTAGGAATGTGGGCAATTGCTGCCGGTATTACTCCAGACATTTTGTTGTAGGATAAATACCTACAAAAATACAAATCATGAGTTAAATAAATTCCATATTACTGAAACTGATAAATCAAAGCCATAGAAATATATCCTAAGCTACAGCTTACACAAGACATTTCAACTTACAAGATTTCCAGATTAGTCAAGTTTGCTAGCTGTGCAGGAACTCCTCCAGTTAAATAGTTATTATTCAAGTAGCTACGTATCACGAATAATTATGGCAGTCAGCTTCAACTTGAAATTATGTTAAGTAAATGATTTTACCACAATGATTTTTCTTACAGGTTGCGCAAAACTGGAAAGCTTCCATCAAATCGGATGAGTTCCCGAATTGTACCCACTAAATGATTGTTACCCACATCCCTTAaagcataaaaataatttctcagCTAGCAAATAAATTGGAATGAGCTGAAAAACAGACTGGCTAATTAATGTATCAGGGAGCAAGAAtgagataagaaaaataaaatattacaaatgccGAAGGTTCTGCAAGGTCCCCAATTCTGGTGGAATACGCCCAATAAAACGGTTTTCTTGGAGGTATAGGTAGCGAAGCTCGGGTAAATTAGCAAGCTCCTTTGGAATTTCACCCTTAAAATTATTGAAGCTCAGGGACCTGAAggcatttcaaaaaaattagtcCCAGATTTGCATAAATGCAGATAGATATGTGAATCAATGCATAAAGGAGAAGAAGGGAGAGACCATATTTTTAAACcccaaacagaaaaaaaaatactcacaGATGAGTTAGTCTTTTTAGTTCACCAATCTCTGGAGGAATGGCATCTTGTAGTTTATTCCACCTCAAATTTCTAAAAGGTACACATCAAGGTTagtaatcaataaaattgttgtcaacaatgaaaacaatataacacattAGAATACATAGAATACCACTTTGCGAAAATGAAAGCTACAAtacatgaaaatgaagaaatttatttatacccAGAAATCACTAAATATTCCTTTCATGTTCACCAAGTTCACAATGTAAATCAAGATATATTGTGAACATTAATCATCAAATAATGCTAATGCGTTGGCAAACTATCAAGTACTAGCATGCCATGATTCCTTTCTGACACACATGCACTTTGCATCAGGTTTGATGAATTGGTTCCAATCACATAGTCCTAAGTAG
Above is a genomic segment from Mangifera indica cultivar Alphonso chromosome 3, CATAS_Mindica_2.1, whole genome shotgun sequence containing:
- the LOC123211672 gene encoding probable leucine-rich repeat receptor-like protein kinase At1g35710, which produces MPSQRPLFLICILSLLILVHSKTLKRDVKALNEIKASLGWRVVYAWVGDDPCGDGDLPPWSGVTCSTQGDYRVVTELEVYAVSIVGPFPIAVTNLLDLTRLDLHNNKLTGPIPPQIGRLKRLRILNLRWNKLQDAIPPEIGELKRLTHLSLSFNNFKGEIPKELANLPELRYLYLQENRFIGRIPPELGTLQNLRHLDVGNNHLVGTIRELIRFDGSFPVLRNLYLNNNYLTGGVPAQLANLTNLEILYLSYNKMSGVIPAAIAHIPKLTYLYLDHNQFSGRIPSIFYKHPFLKEMYIEGNSFRPGVNPIGLHKVLELADSDFLV